The Pristiophorus japonicus isolate sPriJap1 chromosome 8, sPriJap1.hap1, whole genome shotgun sequence genomic sequence aggccccaccccttatttctgattggtccccttggaggataagccacaccctgaagtttcaaaggaatgtgtcactggaaccacccagcccaaggtctcactgactttgcaaattgtaattcgatccactttgacttcctgaaacaacagaggatagagctccccagaagacagcaagggccagccaaagtcccgtaccccagtccaagtgcatccctcccccagccgaagtgccttatcccagtccaagtacatccctcccccagccaaagtgccttaccccacccagtccaagtgcatgcctcccccagccgaagtgccttaccccagtccaagtgcaaccCGCATGACACGGAAgtaatgtaaaaaatgtaattaaatttaTTGATAATAAAAACAAGTTGCATTGCACAAAATTTTCAAAACATGACTAGCACGAGCATCGCTCACATacgtgtgtgtctggagtcacatcggGAGGGAAGCAACAATGGTGATCAGCTGTGTGCACCTGCGCTTACATCGCACCCATAAAACCCCGTGCTCGGTGCTCCGGTGGCTGGGCGGATCAGTCAGGTAACTAAAGCCGCAGCTAGTCGACTCATGCCCTCGTGACCATTTCATCCTATTGAAATGTCCCCAGCCTTTAGACCCCTTTGGGCGGCCTATTTGCTTGATAGATATCAATCGGCAGccttcaagtgcctggagtggagaTTGATCCGAGTCCTCCAAGGTTACACGTATTGCGAAATGCATGGGTTGTGCAGTAGCTGCCTCGTGTGCTGGGCCACGTGAGGCATTGGGCAGCTCCCGGGTGACAATCTGCTGCGAGGGCTGCCTGGTCAGCTCAGCAGTCCGTAGCGCCCAAGGTTCCTCTCCTCACTTGAGCATGCGAATATGGGTCCAGAGCCAGGCCAGCATCAGTATGAAGCACTCCGTTCCACAACTGGTCAGGATGGTCATCAATAGTTGCAGTGCGCAAGATGCACGCCTGTACTTTTGAGCGGCGATGATTGGGTGTTGTTCAACTTCCGTCATGACCACACCAGCGCTTGATAACCGCCAGCGATTCCCGAAAGCAAGTCTCCCCAGAGGCAGGCCCAAATGCCTCTGGACTACAACAGCATGCTCACAAGGGAGTAAGAGCTGTAGGCCGAAAGTGCAGGTGCAAATAGCTTGACCATCACATACATGAACTTCATACTCCTTGAACCCGGAGCTCACAGTGACTATGTCAGCATCCTGCTGCTCGATGTTCACAACATCCATGTGCCAGCGATTCTTGACCATTTTCTTCGCAGCATGCACCATGAACTCAGCATACATGGCCTGTACATCCGCTGGTAGTTCTCCAAACTGCCTCACTGAGGAATGGTGCAGGAACGTTGCATACATGTGCTCCCTATCCAGGACATCATTGTGGAAGACCAGGTTGTTGATGCACTCCGCCATTGATGAGGAAGAATGGAGTCGGTGTTTGATCTTCCTGTTCTCACACTCAATGTGATTATTGGTAGTGTTCCCAAATGTGACTGTAGTTC encodes the following:
- the LOC139268054 gene encoding uncharacterized protein, which gives rise to MNLKRKISSYVVCNSIQEMLFRLCKEMVHAHTEDIVQSCELRIGLLHLPLQEYLLINWIPQKEMRPLYLCRTTVTFGNTTNNHIECENRKIKHRLHSSSSMAECINNLVFHNDVLDREHMYATFLHHSSVRQFGELPADVQAMYAEFMVHAAKKMVKNRWHMDVVNIEQQDADIVTVSSGFKEYEVHVCDGQAICTCTFGLQLLLPCEHAVVVQRHLGLPLGRLAFGNRWRLSSAGVVMTEVEQHPIIAAQKYRRASCALQLLMTILTSCGTECFILMLAWLWTHIRMLK